A region from the Drosophila bipectinata strain 14024-0381.07 chromosome 3R, DbipHiC1v2, whole genome shotgun sequence genome encodes:
- the LOC108129916 gene encoding uncharacterized protein isoform X2 encodes MFWNRWAEEWVVLYDDSTMAWFTEPGRSSPSGKILVKEAPEMLAIAHWTGQIPRRPPLPAGVSVSQLIALGSQRKRSKVYWMLAKSEQEVGDWIDAITKTLPPPPQIELVVDKPHLMNVLRRPLVRIRPATQSEVKQRKVSHHGSGASSSKSHRCGNGSGTSSAVSTRLYRQVQNPLVKSDAAVAILSKKPDSKASLACALPWGHGWGWATLPNGVWSGGLTWSQCEDTFTLHALPTTHCTNLIDTSCSGAVYHTDIGGFDFHSSGVDDIGGEDFDYAMDCGDFIF; translated from the exons ATGTTTTGGAACCGCTGGGCTGAGGAGTGGGTAGTCCTGTACGACGACTCGACCATGGCCTGGTTTACGGAGCCAGGACGGTCTTCACCATCTGGCAAGATCCTGGTTAAGGAGGCGCCCGAGATGCTGGCCATCGCCCACTGGACCGGCCAGATTCCGCGTCGCCCTCCACTCCCGGCCGGAGTTAGTGTCTCCCAGCTGATTGCCCTCGGATCGCAGCGAAAGCGCTCGAAAGTCTACTGGATGCTGGCCAAGTCCGAGCAGGAGGTGGGCGATTGGATCGATGCGATTACCAAGACCCTCCCGCCGCCCCCTCAAATCGAGCTGGTGGTGGACAAGCCGCATCTGATGAACGTGCTCCGGCGCCCGCTAGTGCGCATTAGAC CTGCCACCCAGTCGGAGGTGAAGCAACGCAAGGTGTCGCATCACGGCAGTGGagcgagcagcagcaaaagtCACCGATGCGGTAACGGCTCCGGAACTTCGTCGGCGGTGAGCACACGTCTGTACCGCCAGGTCCAGAATCCTTTGGTGAAGAGCGACGCAGCGGTGGCCATTCTCAGCAAGAAACCCGACTCGAAGGCATCCTTGGCTTGCGCCCTGCCTTGGGGTCACGGATGGGGATGGGCCACCCTGCCCAACGGGGTCTGGAGCGGAGGCCTGACATGGTCACAGTGCGAGGACACCTTCACCCTGCACGCCCTGCCCACCACCCACTGCACCAACCTGATCGACACCTCGTGCTCCGGAGCGGTCTACCACACGGACATCGGCGGCTTTGACTTCCACTCCTCCGGCGTGGACGACATCGGAGGCGAGGATTTTGACTATGCCATGGACTGTGGCGACTTCATATTTTAA
- the LOC138926681 gene encoding uncharacterized protein: MEFPIATDEALAALEFVLGRGMKEECTTAVTNLLKRGALTKSLKYIFAEDLIVNYNIDGVSGKRRLKSFPNFYGILIDSISMVDPGKPPEKLLGHALTAIKNNNNKKKIKISSINL, translated from the exons GATTGCCACCGACGAGGCATTGGCAGCGTTGGAATTCGTCTTAGGCCGCGGCATGAAGGAAGAATGT ACCACCGCAGTGACGAACTTATTGAAGCGCGGAGCCCTTACAAAgtcattaaaatatattttcgcGGAGGACCTGATCGTCAATTACAATATTGACGGAGTAAGTGGTAAGAGGAGATTAAAGtcgtttccaaatttttatggaattttgattg ataGTATATCTATGGTGGATCCGGGGAAACCGCCGGAGAAATTGTTGGGGCACGCTTTGACGgccatcaaaaataataataataaaaaaaaaattaaaataagtagTATAAATCTttag